In Toxoplasma gondii ME49 chromosome II, whole genome shotgun sequence, the genomic stretch agagaggaaagaactgGAAAGAACCtgaggagacacaaaaaagcaaaggagaggcgaggcacCCAAGGGAAAGgcggaagaaagcgaacgtACAAACATTTGATTCCAGCCAGTGTTCTTCAGTTTCACAGGTCACGTGAGATTCGAAACAGAGCGAACAAACGCAAATGAACAAAATTCGGGATTCTTTCGACCACGCAGTCTCTCAGTGCCTCTCCATCAACGCAGCCATCCATGAAAATGTAtatacagagacagacatacacatgcaaatatgcatatatatatatatatatatatatatatatccaaGTGGCTCGATATCGAAGCAGTTATACATAAACAAATATACATCTGAAGATATACGTCTAAAGATTattataaatatatatatatatatatatatatatatataaatccTGATAAACATACGTATAGATGTATGagtgtgtgtatgcatgtgctGTCGTTTTCAGTGTCTGTTCAGTTTTCGTGTCTTCCTCGTGGCTTTGCTGGCATGCGGGAGTGGAACGTCGAGTGAAGAGCCAACGAGCATGGGAGAATGCTGTCTTTGTGGATGCATGCTCAATCTGGTTCAGCTACTACATCAAAGAGGAGCACTCAATTCACTcgatggaagaagaaggcttgGGGTCCACGGACGACATGATGCTGACAGCCGAACAGGCTGCAGGGAACGTGGAGATCGATCCGGAGGTAAACGCCTGCTGCTTCAGGTCCTACGTTTGAGTGACTTCGATCGTAAATGCTTCCGTAAAAAACCTGAAAAACTGTACGAAAAATAAGGTCAGGTGTGCACTGTGGGCAGAATGTAAACCTACGTGATTGTCGCGAAGTGCGTGGAGCTGCATCGCTCAAAAATTGCAATTTCAGTTTCCGAAATGCGTCGGCCGACTTCAAGGTCCAAACCGGGAGTCCAATTCGCAGTCTCCCAAATTtcgcagaagaagctcgTAAAGAGGCCTAGCTCACAGAGGCGCAGGATACTGCGTTAGCAAGCGACTTCCGAAGTGGCTGTGCCCGAAAAAACGCTTTTgttgtctcgccttcttcttctgtctgttccgGTGGATCGGCGTTACTCAATTCTTGTGAATTTCGTGACCGACTCTCTCGCGTTGTGCGTCCGCCattcttctgcgcctcttcgAGGAAGGTGAATCCAcattttctgcgtctccgtgcTACGCTTTCGCGCGTCCGTCGATGTGTCTCTCTAGGCtggttgttttttcttgagCTACGGGTGACAAGAATTCACCTGTTGGTGAGAAGGCGATTTGTCTGCGCTCCAAAAACTGAGCTTCCGTCTGAACATAGCAATGTGCTGAGCTCGCAGGGGCACCGATAATATTATTTGAATGATCTCAGTCGTCGAAAAAGACAACATGCTGCAAACACGGCTGTGATGTTCTTCCACAAACGACTGTGGGCGTGAACTGCTgatttatatatttatatatatatatatatatatatgcatgtatgtatacggTATTtctgtatatgtgcatgtacgTATTTTTTTCTGGATGTGTTGTGTTTCTCCTGTGTGCGAAGGAGATTGAGAAAATCAAGAGAGTCCTTCCGATAGTCGATCGAGGAGATGTAAGTCTCTCTTTAGACGGAAGCAGAGCTGCTGAAAGGTgtgacttttttctctgcgtctgcacgCCCCTTGCGCCTCTCAAGCAACCACCACAGAGCGAGCATCTCTCGGATTAATGCAACGGCCCTCCACAGCTAGCGAGACACCTACTTGTAAACTATATATTTAACTGCACATGAATATGTATCGGTGTTTGGAAGCACATGTGAATATATGCTCTTTAATATGTATTCTTTACGGATAGATGTAATTGCAGACTTCTTTCGATGCAGCCACGTATGTGTAGATGAGTGAATCTGTGAGGATACTGATTGGTCTCGAAAGAGTGCGTATTTTCAAAGCATGGCAGGTCTTTCCTCAAATGTGTCaattctgtttctctgcaggtAGGTTATTCCGATTTCTGTGTaaggacagagacacatTCTTGTCACGGCtctgtttgcatgcgttctcaTTCAGGGCGTGGGAATCGCGACTTTGATAGGAGCTAAGGACGGCATGTTTGCGTTTCGCTACAATGGGCCTCTGACTCACAAATTCGGATTTAAGCAATGGCTGAGGTACGGGCGCCTCGAGGCGTTTCTGAGCTGAACTATTTCAAATCAAGTTCTGCAGTCGAAGAAGATGTCACAGTCATCAGCTTTTCCAAGTGAAAGTTCGAGGGACGACAGACTCTGTCACACCGCTCTCTCAGTCCAGAGTCCCCGACGGCTCGGAGAATCTGTTGAGGCGTGTGTCGCTTGTGGAGTAGCACAGCTTGCAGTAATCAAGAAATTCACAGTCGATGCTCAGGTGCTGATCCACCTCCGCTGACGGAAGCTATTCTAATGTGCGACAACGTTCGTGAACGTCAAAAGAGATTTCACATGCCCTATAATCTCTGTCGGGAGTTACACCACACTAacccgttttttcttcgctccaCTTCTCTTGTACTTTTTAAAAAGcggcagacgcatgcatttcaGGTCTGCCAGCCGTCCTTTGTGAAAAcgcgatgcatgcgtcgagcGCATCTCCGTACGGCCACAGGCTCTGATTGTTCTCCCGCACATCTTGAGGCCGCGtgacgaacgagagagacagagtaTTCTCTGCTTTCGCCACGATTAGGCCAGCCGTCGTTTGTGCATGTTTCTCAATCGCAAGAAAGAGTGTATCTTCAGAAAATCGGATTGCGAGACTTTTCGCCGTTCTTCTTGAGTGCAGATATCTCATCACAGCGAACTATCCGGGCGCCAAGGTGCGTCTGGTGACCGAGGTACGTTGCagttcctctctgctctcagGTGGAGCGTGTAGCCCTCGACCGCGTTTCGCTCTGTAGCCGGGAAGTCGGCGTCCAACATATCCAAGTGAATATACTAATTTCGATGCGTGGGTGGACACAATGTATCCTTGTACGGTTTTTAAGTTGCTCCTCAGCATAAGGAAAGGCGTTCTGTGTTTGCAGCTCGTACCTGTGTTACACTCAGAACCGCATCATTCTATGCGGTGGTCTCACTTGTTCAGATTGTTGCCTTTCGGTAGAATCCGGGTGCCGGAATTGGGGAGAATGGACGCGGCCGAGGACGGGAACAGAGCTCACCTGAATCGAGAAAATGTGCACAAGTCGAGAGACGGATTCGTGACTgtgaaacgcagaaacgctTCCCCTGATGGAGTGCCTCTGCTTGTTTCCCCGTGTGTATGTATAGCACTCGATTGACCCTGAAGATCGACCAGGCAATCAAAAGCATCGTCTTCCAGAAGAAATGGTGGCACAGGTAGGTGGTAGGGGGTCCAGGTTTTATAATTCGCCGACGCTTGTTTTCTGGATTTGGGGCCTAACAGGTGGGGATTTTGGAAAAAACGGGGATCAAGATTTGAAGAGGCTGTGTTTCAAGTCACTGTCTGGAGTCGCGCTTCTGCAACTAGACCTCGAACGGAGCGCATATGCCAGAacgcttttccttttcgttcgTCTGGCGCTCGCCATATCAATAGCCCGCCGATTAAAGAGACAACGCCAACGTCACCTCAGCGATTTACCGTTTTCCCGGTGTACTATGACTGGCCGTATGAATGCCTTGGAATCGTCGCGGATTTACGAATTTCGGAATAGAAATTCCAGTGCAAGACGCTTCCGGCAGTTCCGTGAAGGAGCGACAACCTTTCGAGgggaagcaaagaaaacactgaacagagagaaacgaagacaaaTGACGCCGTAACCAAGCAAGCCGGTATCGTAGAAAATGCTCTCTTGATCCGTCTATCGACTTTCCTACCTGCGTGTTGTGTCCATGTGATgacgtctctgtttccccaGTGATCTCGTTCCGGTCTGACACTGCAAGCTGCCGACTGCACGGTGTCTTTGTTCTTCATCCCTTTTCAGATTCGGAAAGTCGTCTTCTGGAGACGGCCGTACCAGTACGAGAATGAACAAGAAGCTTACGGTCCGAACCCACTGGGTCATGTCTCGTCGCCGCAGCAGATTCGCTAAAGACAAGACTTTCTACATCGCAGGGAGTTTGAGtagtctcttctcttccagggTGCGTGCAACCGTGGAACAGGGttgttcatatatatatctatacatatatctatatctatatatatatatattcatatacagTTGTGTATGAATGTGTAATATATATGTGTCCATGTACGTATGCATCTCTGTATACCTTTATTTGTTATTGTATCTAGAGCCGCTGAGTACGTATTTTGGACACGTACACTCGACGGCGGCAAAAAGATGTCGTCAGAAAAATGTGTAGTTACGATAAATACGAGAGTAAAGAGGAGATACGTGAAACGTGGAAGCGTTTTTGTGCGATGACACACGTGACTCTCAGGTCGGTTGTTCCTCAGGTCAAACGAGAATTCGCGTCCAATAAACAACTCTCTGGAAGAAGTGCTGTCTCGATTTGACAGTGCACACTTTCCTCAGTCTTCTCAGTTTGTGTGGGACGGCAAACGATGTCGCATCTGAGGAGAAACCTAATTCGTACTGGTATCTTTTGGAAAACGTTGCATTGCTCGTAGGGGCGCTATTGTGCCTTTTAGCTTCCGTTTTTCGCACCGAGCGGTGATTTGCGTACAAACATGACTTTTTCTTAGTTTGGACTTGTTCGTGCATGCGATAGCAGAGTTACAATTATAGAGGTCACAACCACTCACGCTAGACTTTCAAAAACAGGCGGGTTGCCCtaaaaaacgagaaacacaggaaTTAAAGCCAGCAAGAAAGAGGCGGTCAGCTAAATCGGTACGGTGCCTCTGACCGAACGCTCAGGCCTGTTCCTGTGAGTCGAAATCGCTCTCTGGGTAAACTTTCCTCGTCGTTTTTGACGTGTTGCATTTATTGTACACTAAAGAAGAAATCGAACGAACTGTCACCAAGAGCCCTGCCACTAACGTGTCCCGTTTACCAATTAGTTACTGTGGTGTCTTCACTGGAATGACTCAGCTGACTGCAACACATGTGAGGAATCGGCACACCAGGAATGCCAGTGTGCCCTGATGTTTTATCGTAGTGACaattttctgtctcttggcAGGGAATGTCCACATTctgagaaagtggagacagcgcgaaGAATTGACCCTTGGAAAGTAGCAGCACGTTCATTTAAATACTTTTTTCTAATTGTCAAGGGAAGAACTCTACAAACTCGAAACGCAGACACCAACAGTATTTGATGTAGTCGAGTATTGCCTAGTAGAAAAGGCAGCAAACGAAAAAGCGAACTCACACAAGCTTCTCTGAATTCACAGTTTTCCAATACAGTCAACGGTTCTGAAGACGAGGTTCCTTCTGCGTGGAAGCCactgcagaaagaagactgaCGAGAATTCCTGTTCGTATCTCCTGAGCTATCTTCTTGGATAGGCGTTGTCGGCAGGCAGGCCAAAGCGCCTGAGGGCGGCGAGTTGGGGACAAGCTTCCGTAGGTCTGTAATGAGTGCGGCAGTAGCGGAGGATGTTGGCGATGATCGCTTCTGTTTGTTTGCCCCTGGCAGGGTCGCCCTCATCCTTCTCTTGAGAACCACGAATTCTCTTCACAAGCGCCGACGTTAAAGCTTCTATCGGAACTGCTTCCGCCTTTGGTGCGTATTTCTTCCGAATCCACAAACGCATGGGTGCGTTGTCATGTGCGCTCTTGGGCGAGATCTTCTGAACGGTGGTCCAAAGCTCATTCGGAAGATTAAGCCGGGTATTTGCTGTACCATTGAGAGTACTTTGAAGGCGCTTCATGGTCGCACCTTTCTTCCGAGCGCCGGATGGTGAGTCCTCCTCGTCAGGAGCCGTAAGCGGCTCCTTGAATTCGTCAACGTCTTCCTCATTCCCCTTCTCCAACGCCAGTTCCGGAATCTCCAGCACATTCGGGACGTCCCTTGTTGGTTCACGGTTTGCATACGTGCAGTGGCAAGCCACAGTCCCTGCTGCCACTATACAAAGCGTTAAAGTCACCCTGCTGTGTAAACAAGACATTGTGCGCCGTTAGAAGACCAACAGGAGCAAAACCGGGTGTCACAAATGGGATGCGGGCCTTCAAAAGTGCCAGCTTCATCAGCAGGCTTGGAACCTAGCTGTTTCTACCCCCGTTCCTAGAGGTAATAGCGACAGAGTGGACCCGTTCGCTCAACCGGACGGTCCAGCAGCCAGGCCGCCCCCCGTTTTTTTCCCTGCGCAGCCTGAAGGATCGTGACTGAGGTtggcgtctccgtcgctcttccATATGGCTCGCTAACCGCCACAAGCAGCTGCAACCCCAAACACCCTACCGCTTGCTGAAGCGAACCAACTCGATAATGCTGCACGTCTGCGCACCCAGGCTTTGTGTCTCTACCAACGCCATTtgcatcctcttcttctggagaCATGTAGCTTGTTATAATTTACCGTCCGTTCGGATTCCCGGGATTTCCGTACACACTGTCTTCcgagaaaggggaagggCAACTGCTGCAGGAATCTGTTCACAGATACGCTCATGAATGAAGAGACTAAATGCTCTCTCGCTGGATGAATTGATCGTCCAAAGGAGTATTTCCGTATTGCGTGCAATCGCAAAAAGAAACCCAGGGTTGCATGCAGGTGATAAAGAAAATAATTACCTGGCTGTCGATTAAAGGTTGAGACCTCATCGCTTTGGAGAAGGAAACCCGGTCGACGTTCCACAAAACTTGGCATGTCCTCAGCATATGCATCTTAGACCTCAACTAAGGCGAATAGTCTACGCGTTACAAAACCCCGTTCTGCGGAGTCGATAGGGTCGCTTGCCTGTCGATGGCCAGAGGAACAGCTATCAGGTGCAAAACGAGAGGGACTGGCTAGTTTGGGAAATACACTGACTCATGGACGTTATGGCAACGCATCAGTGCGTGTGACCGCACGCGAATCATATCCTGTTACCCGCCGTGCAGTCCCCTTCGCAGAGGGGTGGTGACGACTGTGGTCAGCCAGAGTTGCGTAAGCTGCTGTGCTGAACACGGTGACAACTGAGTGGTGCTAAACAGCGGCTTGTCCACTCCTGTTGAGGAGGTGTCTTCAAATGCCTACGTAGTCTGCTACAGCGAACTGCATTTGTGGCTGGTGTATCCTTGTGTGGGCTTCCAATTAACTACGCGTTTTTGCACCGCGTACAGAGGGCGATTTGCGCGGCTCAAGGCAGTAGTTTCCAACACTGGTAGAATCGTAAACCAGTTTTGTCAAGAGTGGGTGGATCTCCGCTGAACCCGCCAGTTGTATCAGTCGAAACACCAATCACAGAATGCGGCATGGAACACGGAGCTTCTGCGTTGCCAGAAACACCAGTTGATGAGGGCTCGTCCAGCCACAACGACCGAATAAAGTTCAGAAACGTCGTTGTTCCCAGGTCTACCACAGGGCTCACATGCGCCCGAAGCGGCCAGATCTCTGATAGGGTACGCTGATTGTTTACTATACAGAGAAGTTCACTGTTCAAACAAAAATCCAGACCCCGTTGACTCCTCGTGGTCCCCCGCATCGCACGCAATATCACTCGGTACAGCGCGCTGCTACCAAGGCTCCGTGGACAACGAGCGTTGCGCCGCTCCCACAGAAGGTTCAATGGCGACTGAGGTGCTCCGCCAGTGGGCAGTCGAACCAGGTTCTATATCTCTGCCGACAAAACTGGAGGATCTTCCACTTCAGCATCTCGTCGGCTTCGTGACGGCTTCTCTGGCGGTGCGACGGCAGGCGGAACCGGCGGTGAGGGCGGGGGTGTGCGAAGGGTGGTGCGCTTCGATGAGGCTTTactccttcgtttccctcATAAAAACGAATGGGTTCCCCGGCATTTCCGGTAGGCAAAGAAGGTTCACCCTGGGCTATGTTAGCAACCGTTTCAGGTCCTCCCGGAGAGGGTGCTGTGAAGTGGCCGAGCATGGGGGATCTCGACGCATACACAGCCAACCTCCTCGGTCGCGCAGCTTCTTGATCGGCTAACCGCCTGAATGGACGTCCGTATTGGTCCGCGAGGACGTCATGAGTATGAGGAGTCCATGCACCTGGACTACCACATATTTTGTCCACCAAAAtgaagaacgaagaacaaAGCAGCAGAGCTGGTACGAGACGATCCAACATCTTGGTGAAGGGTATAGCAGAGTAGAACCGGAGCTCTTGTACCAGTACTTTTGTGGCTAGGCCTCAGGCGAGAATAGAAAAGGTTGTGAAGCTTACCGGCTGCAGATAGCAATCAAACGACACGGTTTATGGGGGTAATCGCCAACGTTACGTACTCCAATGTCAGAAGGCGGCGTATCACTCCGATCAATGTTAGACGACCTCCGATGGCTAGCTGCCACGCTAGGTCACCAGGTGAAGCGGGGCCTTCTACGTCAACTAATGAATTTATGGGATATATTAGCACGATCCTGGCCTGGGCGAATTAATTAAACCTTTGAGACTGGACAGAAACACACGTTCCAAAGTTGTCTCATAAGTTGTCAGCAAAGCTAGGCAAGTGGTGCCAGTGTAAACTGCAAGCACAATAGTATCCCCTATTTCCTGCAGGCAAGCACCAAACGCCATTCGTACAGCAGATCGGGATGTTCTTACTTGAGTAGTCAGGCCGTGAAATGGAAGCCAGCCGTCACCCAGTTTCTACATTCGTAGTTCTAGTAAAAGATGTGGTTTCGACAGTAGAAACGTGACATTCACCTATCCTCAGTTTTGTTTGCTGCCAGGGGGAGTCCGAGCTATGAGGTTACCACATCCGGGCAGAACTCACGTGCGTATGGCTATCATGCAATAATGGGTTCACCGTTTGGCCACATCTGTTGCTTAAAAGTTGAGAGACCAACAGTGACACAAGCGGTGCCTCCGCCCCACACGTTGTGCTGTCTCTTCAAACTATCTTCTGCCAACGGCAAAGCATCAGATTCCTGACCGAAAATGCAAGTACGGTTCCGCAGAGTTCGCCCGCCATCATGTTGCCCTTTGCAAAACACAGGTTGATGCGTAGTGCTTCATGGAGAACACTGACCGCACAGACCACTTTACATATGAGTGCTTTGCCAGATTACAATGCCACTAGCTCTTGATTCATGGGGGCAGCGGCAAACGGTGGCCGTTCTTGAGCGAACTGCCAATCAGGAAGGGTGACTCGAAGGCTGCACGCATTATCGTGGAAGCTTTGGGAGGTTTTCTCCAGTGGCTGATAGCGTCACCATCTCACATTCTATGAATGGCAGTACGGCATCGGCAGCGTATAGTAGTAGTGGTAGATACCATGCGACAGACGGAAAGCCACGTGGAAAAGGAATGAGTGGCTACTGTATGAGCAGCAATCACAATGCATGTGTAGCTGTAGATCCTGACTGTGACGGGTCAGGAATTTCTGTTTGGACGACGGCGCTGTCAAGCATACGCATTCCTGTTGCTCCAAAGGCACCAATCGTAAACAGCTGTTAATTTATTACGGTGTCTGTCACCGTGTAGGCGTGTGGTCTTGACAAGTTTGTAGTGTTCTGAAGACGCAACCAATCATTAAAACATCAGTTTATGACATGGAATGCATGAAAAAGGGGACGGATGTCATACTTTAG encodes the following:
- a CDS encoding hypothetical protein (encoded by transcript TGME49_297280~Signal peptide predicted by SignalP 2.0 HMM (probability 0.992) with cleavage site probability 0.468 at residue 21), coding for MSCLHSRVTLTLCIVAAGTVACHCTYANREPTRDVPNVLEIPELALEKGNEEDVDEFKEPLTAPDEEDSPSGARKKGATMKRLQSTLNGTANTRLNLPNELWTTVQKISPKSAHDNAPMRLWIRKKYAPKAEAVPIEALTSALVKRIRGSQEKDEGDPARGKQTEAIIANILRYCRTHYRPTEACPQLAALRRFGLPADNAYPRR